In Umboniibacter marinipuniceus, a single genomic region encodes these proteins:
- a CDS encoding 2OG-Fe(II) oxygenase: MSPPIIMTEHFITKFQNLLSPEECADVITLFEGSSAHHPGRTGSGVDPSKKNSLDLNITKLEAWKPYRQVIEQRVMAALANYVRSYPHLVTGAVAPSIIDPQTSQPRSITASELTALNDQTLSQIVHKIFRLDGFNMQRYSPQVGGYHHWHSEQFPHPNDSAQRSLHRVLLVLIYLNDVTDGGATEFIHQQVAIQPEAGSLLLAPCGFTHTHRGLRSATQTKYVLASWVMYQPAELLYAS; encoded by the coding sequence ATGAGCCCCCCTATTATTATGACTGAACATTTTATTACCAAGTTTCAAAATCTACTCTCACCTGAAGAGTGTGCTGACGTCATTACATTATTTGAAGGATCTTCGGCGCATCACCCTGGACGAACAGGCAGCGGGGTTGATCCGAGCAAGAAGAATAGCTTGGATTTAAATATCACCAAGCTCGAAGCGTGGAAGCCGTATAGGCAAGTTATCGAGCAACGAGTTATGGCAGCCTTGGCGAACTATGTGCGAAGTTATCCACACCTAGTGACTGGCGCGGTCGCTCCTTCAATTATTGATCCTCAGACATCTCAGCCTCGATCAATTACGGCTTCCGAGCTCACTGCACTCAACGATCAGACGCTCAGCCAGATAGTTCACAAGATTTTTCGCCTAGACGGATTTAACATGCAACGTTATTCACCCCAGGTTGGCGGCTACCACCACTGGCATAGTGAGCAATTTCCTCACCCGAACGACAGTGCTCAAAGATCACTCCATCGCGTGTTGCTTGTGCTGATTTACTTGAATGACGTAACTGACGGTGGTGCAACCGAGTTCATTCATCAGCAAGTAGCCATTCAGCCCGAAGCTGGCTCGCTACTGTTGGCCCCCTGTGGCTTTACCCATACACATCGAGGTCTTCGTTCGGCAACACAAACCAAGTATGTACTGGCCTCCTGGGTGATGTACCAACCTGCCGAACTGCTCTACGCTTCGTAA
- a CDS encoding S8 family serine peptidase encodes MYKKLLASAVLAAIGAQASAEAPTFSMSDEVANVQNRCIVQFNDSVAANKVTGLANAMARRGNASVRHVYANSIKGFTVNMPCHAAERAFGGDAEVASLHPDGVVSASRGKPGGGGGTTGQVVPWSVTRVGGAVDGTGYTAWVVDSGIDLDHADLNIDAARGFSSICKGSTCSMDDDNGHGTHVAGTIAALDNDQDVIGVAAGATVVPVRVLDRRGSGSWSGVIAGVDHVAANAQPGDCVNMSLGGGVTQALDDAVIAAAQQSGAFFVLAAGNDGDDANNHSPARANGNNVYTISATDINDNLASWSNFGNPPVDYAAPGVNILSLGKGGGTATMSGTSMAAPAACAVIMMRNGNPSTSGFAGNDTDGTPDPIVSL; translated from the coding sequence ATGTATAAAAAACTACTTGCTTCAGCTGTTCTTGCAGCTATTGGTGCGCAAGCTTCTGCAGAAGCGCCTACCTTCTCCATGAGCGATGAAGTCGCTAATGTCCAGAACCGCTGTATCGTCCAGTTTAATGACTCAGTAGCGGCAAACAAAGTAACTGGCTTGGCGAACGCTATGGCTCGACGGGGCAACGCGTCGGTTCGTCATGTCTATGCAAACTCTATCAAAGGTTTTACGGTTAATATGCCGTGTCACGCCGCAGAGCGCGCATTCGGTGGCGATGCTGAAGTGGCTAGCCTACACCCAGATGGCGTTGTCTCAGCCTCACGTGGTAAGCCAGGTGGCGGCGGCGGAACTACTGGTCAAGTTGTTCCCTGGAGTGTTACCCGAGTGGGCGGAGCCGTTGATGGCACTGGCTATACGGCCTGGGTAGTCGATTCTGGCATTGACCTTGATCATGCTGACCTCAACATCGACGCCGCTCGTGGCTTTAGCTCTATTTGTAAAGGTTCAACGTGCTCAATGGATGACGACAACGGCCATGGCACACACGTTGCTGGAACGATTGCTGCACTGGATAACGACCAAGATGTGATTGGTGTCGCGGCGGGTGCCACAGTAGTACCAGTTCGCGTTCTCGATCGTCGTGGTAGTGGCTCATGGTCCGGTGTTATTGCTGGTGTCGACCACGTTGCTGCCAACGCTCAGCCAGGTGATTGCGTTAATATGAGCCTCGGTGGCGGTGTTACACAGGCGCTTGATGATGCCGTTATCGCAGCAGCTCAGCAGTCAGGAGCTTTCTTTGTTCTAGCCGCCGGTAACGATGGTGACGATGCAAACAATCACTCTCCAGCTCGAGCAAACGGTAACAACGTTTACACCATTTCAGCAACAGACATCAATGATAATTTGGCGTCTTGGTCTAACTTTGGCAACCCGCCGGTAGACTACGCTGCTCCTGGTGTAAACATCTTATCGTTGGGCAAAGGTGGTGGTACCGCAACGATGTCGGGTACTTCAATGGCCGCACCAGCTGCCTGCGCAGTGATCATGATGCGTAACGGCAATCCATCAACTAGTGGTTTCGCTGGTAACGACACCGATGGTACGCCTGATCCAATCGTGTCACTATAA
- a CDS encoding MBL fold metallo-hydrolase, which produces MQSESQFKIIGCGNSESLSHFNNNALLACSAGNLMIDCGHTAKQALHQQGYSWSDIDAVYITHVHGDHVFGLERLAFESRFKLNTRPTLFLEPSLEVDLWEHTLKGSLGNINGERQKLTDYFDVKLISENSFRYGPHTIRSIPVDHAPDKAAFGILIDNYLFYSGDTKAIPEVINNLTFEIGFHDASIADASPVHAHFDALQAAYPSDVCKKLFLMSYEDNWQLANKDIRGVFAGLAYQGQMVALP; this is translated from the coding sequence ATGCAAAGCGAAAGTCAGTTTAAAATCATTGGTTGTGGCAACTCCGAGTCGCTGTCGCATTTTAATAATAATGCATTGCTAGCGTGTTCAGCCGGAAACCTAATGATTGACTGCGGGCATACGGCTAAGCAGGCGCTTCATCAACAGGGATATAGTTGGTCTGATATTGATGCCGTGTATATCACCCATGTCCACGGTGATCACGTCTTTGGTCTTGAGCGATTAGCCTTTGAGAGTCGCTTTAAACTAAATACTCGTCCTACGCTCTTTCTTGAGCCCTCGTTGGAGGTAGACTTGTGGGAACACACCTTAAAGGGTTCTCTGGGCAATATAAACGGTGAGCGGCAAAAGCTAACTGACTACTTTGATGTGAAGTTGATCAGTGAAAACTCGTTCCGCTATGGTCCCCATACTATTCGTTCCATCCCCGTAGATCATGCGCCGGATAAAGCCGCGTTCGGGATCCTAATAGACAACTACCTCTTCTACTCCGGTGATACCAAGGCGATCCCTGAAGTGATCAATAACCTGACCTTTGAAATAGGCTTTCACGACGCTTCTATCGCCGACGCTAGCCCCGTTCACGCACATTTCGATGCGCTGCAGGCCGCTTATCCTTCGGACGTCTGCAAAAAGCTATTCCTCATGAGTTATGAGGATAATTGGCAACTCGCGAACAAGGATATTCGGGGTGTTTTTGCCGGGCTGGCGTACCAAGGGCAAATGGTTGCCTTGCCCTAG
- the astD gene encoding succinylglutamate-semialdehyde dehydrogenase, with the protein MSNFINGTWVAAGGPEMRSYSPCETNLIWLGNESTEGDVNEAISGARRAFSEWSAKTLDQRITVLEAFASELASRRSELATTIHCETGKPEWEADTEVTAMINKVAISIRAYHERTGHSRNDNLELQHRAHGVMAVFGPYNFPGHLPNGHIVPALLAGNTVVFKPSEQTPTVAELTMKCWQAAGLPDGVINLVNGAKQTGVALVNGNIDGVLFTGSSLTGTAIHRSLGGRPEVIAALEMGGNNAIIVSPNSDPSHAAELVLQSAFLSAGQRCTCANRLILVESASNKAFIDCLVALMHRVIVDGAEDQSAEAFMGPVINRTTAESLISAQAALVDAGATALRTMAQLDEFGVRLSPGLIDVTQVENVPDEELFGPLLQLTRVSSMDDAISEANRTRYGLAAGLVSNNELEQHLFLTHIRAGVTSINAPTAGASSSLPFGGVGASGNHRPSAYYAADYAAWPQATMHGAASRSQSLIARGLAK; encoded by the coding sequence ATGAGTAATTTTATCAATGGTACATGGGTTGCCGCCGGCGGCCCCGAAATGCGTTCCTACAGTCCTTGCGAAACCAACCTCATTTGGCTCGGTAACGAGTCTACTGAGGGCGATGTCAACGAGGCAATCAGCGGCGCCCGCCGAGCATTCAGTGAGTGGTCCGCCAAAACACTCGATCAACGGATCACGGTACTCGAGGCGTTCGCTAGTGAGCTCGCGTCGCGCCGGAGTGAGCTCGCCACCACCATCCATTGTGAAACTGGAAAACCAGAGTGGGAAGCGGATACCGAAGTGACCGCAATGATCAATAAGGTTGCCATCAGTATTCGCGCCTATCATGAGCGAACTGGTCATTCTCGAAACGACAACCTGGAGCTTCAGCATCGTGCTCACGGGGTGATGGCAGTATTTGGGCCGTACAATTTCCCAGGGCATCTCCCTAATGGTCACATTGTGCCCGCACTTTTGGCTGGGAATACGGTGGTCTTCAAGCCCAGTGAACAAACACCTACCGTTGCCGAACTCACGATGAAATGCTGGCAAGCAGCAGGGCTGCCTGACGGGGTTATCAATTTGGTTAATGGTGCAAAACAGACCGGCGTCGCATTAGTGAATGGCAATATCGATGGCGTACTCTTCACCGGTTCATCACTAACGGGGACTGCAATACATCGCAGCCTTGGTGGCCGACCCGAGGTCATAGCGGCGCTAGAAATGGGCGGTAACAACGCCATCATTGTTTCGCCCAACAGCGATCCCTCTCACGCAGCAGAACTGGTTCTTCAGAGTGCCTTCCTCTCCGCAGGGCAGCGTTGTACCTGCGCCAACCGCCTAATTCTGGTTGAGAGTGCGTCGAACAAGGCGTTTATAGATTGCTTAGTTGCGCTCATGCATCGGGTGATCGTTGATGGTGCTGAAGACCAAAGTGCCGAGGCATTTATGGGACCTGTTATTAATCGAACAACGGCAGAGAGCTTAATCAGCGCACAAGCGGCGCTCGTTGACGCCGGCGCCACTGCGCTGCGAACTATGGCGCAGCTAGACGAATTTGGGGTTCGCCTCAGCCCCGGACTCATTGACGTAACCCAGGTTGAAAACGTACCCGACGAAGAGCTTTTCGGCCCATTGCTCCAGCTTACACGCGTAAGTTCGATGGATGATGCTATTAGCGAAGCCAACCGAACGCGTTATGGACTAGCCGCCGGTTTAGTTTCCAACAACGAGCTGGAGCAACACCTCTTCCTTACTCACATCCGAGCGGGCGTCACAAGCATCAACGCACCTACAGCTGGCGCGTCCAGCTCGCTGCCCTTTGGCGGCGTGGGCGCAAGCGGCAACCACCGCCCTAGCGCTTACTACGCTGCCGATTATGCCGCCTGGCCACAGGCAACCATGCACGGTGCAGCAAGCCGCTCACAATCCTTAATTGCACGAGGTTTAGCGAAATGA
- a CDS encoding phytoene desaturase family protein — protein MLDVVVIGGGHNGLVCAFYLAKKGLKVKVLEKRGVVGGAAVTEEFHPGFRNSTASYTVSLLNPKVIDDMDLSRHGLKILNRPTSNFLPINDTESLQLGASLAETQKEFARFSTADAEALPAYYEMLEQVADFLRGMLLETPVQYGAGFANVMRGFRMAGSLNRIKESGRRDVIDLFTKSAAEVLDQWFENEHVKAIFAFDSVVGNYASPYTPGSAYVLLHHVFGEVNGVSGAWGHAVGGMGSITQAMAAAASELGVTIQTSAGVDEVIIEQGRAVGVRLSNGEIVNAKRVVSNTNPKLLFQQLVADEHLPTEFKRRIDAYRCGSATFRMNVALTELPDFKCKPGVTMQPHHQSGVVMSPTMDYMHQAYVDAMADGWSARPIVEMLIPSTVDDSLAPPGQHVASLFCQHFAPELKNGRSWDDFRDEAAACIIDLVTEFAPNFKSAVIGKKILSPLDLEREFGLISGDIMHGSLGLDQLYTNRPIHGYSDYRTPIEGLYLCGSGTHPGGGVTGAPGHNAANEIWKDTKSWWQA, from the coding sequence ATGCTAGATGTTGTAGTGATAGGTGGTGGCCATAACGGGTTGGTGTGTGCGTTCTACCTGGCAAAGAAAGGCTTAAAGGTAAAAGTTCTAGAGAAACGCGGCGTTGTCGGAGGGGCAGCAGTCACGGAAGAGTTTCATCCTGGGTTTCGCAACTCAACTGCCAGCTACACCGTTAGTTTGCTGAACCCTAAGGTTATTGATGATATGGATTTGTCTCGTCACGGCCTAAAGATTCTTAATCGTCCCACCTCCAACTTTCTTCCGATTAATGACACTGAGAGCTTGCAGCTTGGTGCTTCATTAGCCGAAACCCAGAAAGAGTTTGCGCGGTTTTCAACTGCCGATGCCGAAGCACTTCCGGCCTATTACGAGATGTTGGAGCAGGTGGCGGACTTCCTTCGCGGAATGTTACTTGAAACTCCTGTTCAGTACGGCGCTGGGTTCGCAAATGTTATGCGCGGCTTTCGAATGGCAGGGTCGCTTAATAGGATTAAGGAATCAGGTCGCCGAGATGTTATTGATTTGTTTACCAAAAGTGCGGCAGAAGTGCTTGATCAGTGGTTTGAAAATGAGCACGTGAAAGCCATCTTTGCGTTTGATTCAGTGGTAGGTAACTACGCTAGTCCGTATACGCCGGGGTCTGCTTATGTATTACTTCATCATGTGTTTGGCGAGGTGAATGGTGTCAGCGGCGCTTGGGGGCATGCGGTAGGAGGTATGGGCTCCATTACTCAGGCTATGGCGGCAGCGGCCTCTGAACTGGGCGTAACCATACAGACCTCAGCGGGGGTTGATGAAGTCATTATTGAGCAGGGTAGAGCGGTTGGAGTCAGACTTAGCAATGGCGAAATCGTTAACGCCAAGCGAGTGGTGTCAAATACTAATCCCAAGTTACTATTCCAACAGTTGGTGGCAGATGAGCATCTGCCTACCGAGTTTAAGCGAAGAATTGACGCCTATCGTTGTGGTTCTGCAACCTTCCGCATGAATGTGGCATTGACCGAACTACCGGACTTTAAATGTAAGCCTGGTGTAACCATGCAACCGCATCATCAGAGTGGGGTGGTGATGTCGCCCACCATGGACTACATGCACCAAGCCTACGTTGATGCAATGGCAGATGGCTGGTCAGCGCGTCCCATTGTAGAGATGCTGATTCCTAGCACGGTTGATGATAGCCTCGCACCACCAGGACAGCATGTGGCGTCACTCTTTTGTCAGCACTTTGCACCAGAGTTAAAAAATGGCCGCAGCTGGGATGATTTTCGTGATGAGGCAGCCGCGTGCATTATTGACCTTGTTACGGAGTTTGCCCCCAATTTTAAGTCTGCCGTCATTGGCAAGAAGATACTATCCCCCCTGGATTTGGAGCGGGAGTTTGGCTTAATTAGCGGCGATATTATGCACGGTTCTCTAGGGCTCGATCAGCTCTACACTAATCGGCCCATTCATGGATATTCAGACTACCGAACGCCTATTGAGGGGCTGTATCTGTGTGGGTCGGGTACTCATCCAGGAGGTGGAGTGACCGGAGCGCCAGGGCATAATGCTGCCAACGAAATCTGGAAAGATACAAAGAGCTGGTGGCAGGCCTAG
- the rmuC gene encoding DNA recombination protein RmuC, whose product MQIDILALAGACAGLVLIMVVMALLWLRQYQRTGQALQSAELALQAHRQRAVEADKMAAELAEIQQTNLNNDRQLQRARALLEAKEAEQQRLAQQAESREQELSVVQVALSAAKEQLAEQAATSKEREASFARQLADFKASREQLKNEFEQLAQEVLEKKGQAFKLQSEDSIKQLLQPLQIDVKGFREKVESIHVEELKQRSALRQELIGLQELNRQITDKADALTSALQGQKKLQGNWGELMLENVLDSSGLRLGTDYTREKGFTDANGKQQRPDAIVYLPQEKHLIIDAKTSLAAYTRFVNAEDDDLRTAALAEHAAAVSARITELANKNYYNLPELNSPEVVIMFIPIESAYVEALRYDESLYQRAIEQNVLVATPTTLLTSLNIVRQLWRFEDQSKHSAELATRAAKFYDKLRLFLESMSRVGKGIDQAREHYDKALGQLSTGRGNLIKQAAEFNELGVSVTKELDAELVGKANLELPETSTKND is encoded by the coding sequence ATGCAAATTGACATACTGGCTTTGGCCGGCGCGTGCGCGGGACTGGTACTGATAATGGTGGTCATGGCGTTGCTGTGGCTGAGACAATACCAGCGTACTGGCCAAGCGCTGCAATCCGCAGAGTTAGCACTACAAGCCCACCGTCAGCGTGCCGTCGAAGCTGACAAGATGGCCGCCGAGTTAGCGGAAATTCAGCAGACCAATCTAAACAACGATCGCCAACTACAGCGAGCCCGAGCACTGCTGGAAGCCAAGGAAGCGGAGCAACAGCGTTTAGCTCAGCAAGCAGAAAGCAGGGAACAGGAATTGAGTGTCGTTCAAGTAGCACTCTCTGCGGCAAAGGAGCAGCTCGCAGAGCAGGCGGCCACCTCGAAGGAAAGAGAGGCGAGTTTTGCTCGACAGCTCGCCGACTTTAAAGCCAGTAGAGAGCAGCTGAAGAATGAGTTTGAGCAGCTCGCCCAAGAGGTGTTGGAGAAGAAGGGGCAGGCATTCAAATTACAAAGTGAGGATTCCATCAAGCAGCTTTTGCAGCCGCTGCAGATCGACGTGAAGGGTTTCCGGGAGAAGGTTGAGTCAATACATGTTGAAGAGTTGAAACAACGTAGTGCGCTTCGCCAAGAGTTGATCGGGCTTCAGGAGTTAAACCGACAAATCACTGACAAAGCCGATGCGCTAACCAGTGCACTTCAAGGTCAAAAGAAGTTGCAAGGTAACTGGGGTGAGCTGATGCTCGAAAATGTCTTAGACAGTTCGGGATTGCGTCTGGGTACTGACTACACCCGCGAGAAAGGGTTTACGGATGCGAATGGCAAGCAGCAGCGCCCCGATGCCATCGTTTATCTGCCTCAAGAAAAGCATTTAATCATTGACGCCAAGACATCATTGGCCGCGTATACACGGTTTGTCAATGCTGAGGACGACGACCTGCGAACCGCAGCGCTTGCTGAGCACGCGGCAGCTGTTAGTGCTCGTATTACGGAGCTGGCAAATAAAAATTACTACAACCTACCGGAGCTGAATTCGCCGGAAGTCGTGATCATGTTCATTCCCATCGAATCGGCTTATGTGGAAGCGCTTAGATACGATGAAAGCTTGTACCAGAGAGCGATAGAACAAAATGTCCTAGTGGCAACGCCAACTACGCTATTAACCAGTCTAAATATCGTCAGACAGCTGTGGCGTTTTGAGGATCAAAGTAAACACAGCGCCGAACTAGCGACCCGCGCCGCTAAATTCTACGACAAGCTAAGGCTGTTCCTAGAGAGTATGTCACGAGTTGGCAAAGGTATTGATCAAGCTCGAGAGCACTACGACAAGGCATTAGGGCAATTATCAACTGGGCGCGGAAATCTAATTAAGCAAGCGGCCGAGTTCAATGAGCTGGGCGTGTCTGTAACCAAAGAATTGGATGCCGAGCTAGTAGGTAAAGCAAATCTTGAGTTGCCAGAGACGTCGACGAAAAATGATTGA
- the astB gene encoding N-succinylarginine dihydrolase, whose product MTFHEMNFDGLIGPTHNYSGLAVGNLASAKNAKNTSFPREAALQGIEKMRTLVRKGYKQGFLLPNARPDLNVLRNLGFTGTNAQIINKAAKQAPELLSMVYSASSMWAANAATVTPSLDSKDGKVHFTPANLLTTAHRAIEYPQTERILKAVFNNTKYFKVHSALYGQSEFADEGAANHTRLGSSYQDAGVGLFVYGRTGQSNLTRFPARQTLKASQAVARAHETRDALFLQQSPVAIDAGAFHNDVVAVGNGPALFFHEDAFVASQQAAVFAELAERMPFKAICVSRDDVSLADAISSYLFNSQLLASPDGSTHEMHLIAPTECRDNQAVFAYLERLIADDSQPIRTVTYVDVRQSMSNGGGPACLRLRVLMSNEEMAAINPNFIATEAQLDVLSGWVNQHYRDELSPADLADPQLMTESYDAFTDLEEVLNCEGVYRL is encoded by the coding sequence ATGACTTTTCACGAAATGAATTTTGACGGACTTATTGGGCCCACTCACAATTACAGCGGCCTCGCGGTAGGAAACTTGGCGTCGGCGAAGAACGCCAAGAACACGTCATTCCCCAGAGAGGCGGCGCTTCAAGGTATTGAAAAAATGCGTACACTAGTCCGTAAGGGCTATAAGCAGGGCTTCCTACTACCTAATGCTCGCCCCGACCTCAATGTGTTGCGGAACTTAGGATTCACCGGCACCAACGCTCAGATTATAAACAAAGCCGCTAAACAGGCTCCCGAGCTGCTTAGTATGGTTTACAGCGCTTCGAGTATGTGGGCGGCGAATGCAGCAACCGTTACGCCTTCACTGGATTCAAAAGATGGCAAGGTGCACTTCACGCCCGCAAACCTTTTAACCACCGCTCACCGTGCCATTGAATACCCTCAGACGGAAAGAATTTTGAAGGCGGTGTTTAACAATACCAAGTACTTCAAAGTACACTCAGCGTTGTATGGCCAGAGCGAGTTTGCCGATGAGGGTGCCGCCAATCATACTCGCCTTGGTAGTTCGTATCAGGATGCCGGTGTGGGCTTGTTTGTTTATGGCCGCACAGGTCAATCGAACTTAACGCGCTTCCCGGCGCGTCAAACTCTCAAAGCCAGCCAAGCTGTGGCTCGCGCTCACGAGACTCGCGATGCGCTATTCCTCCAACAGAGCCCTGTCGCTATTGACGCAGGCGCATTCCACAATGACGTCGTTGCTGTTGGTAACGGGCCAGCCCTATTCTTCCATGAAGACGCGTTTGTAGCGTCGCAGCAAGCAGCCGTCTTTGCCGAGCTGGCTGAACGAATGCCCTTCAAAGCTATTTGCGTGTCGCGAGACGATGTCTCCCTCGCGGATGCGATCAGCAGCTATTTATTTAATAGCCAGCTGCTCGCTAGCCCCGATGGTTCAACCCATGAGATGCACCTCATTGCGCCCACCGAGTGCCGAGACAATCAGGCGGTATTTGCCTACCTCGAGCGCCTCATCGCCGATGATTCACAACCTATTCGCACCGTTACTTATGTAGACGTGCGGCAATCTATGAGCAATGGTGGCGGCCCCGCTTGTCTGCGTCTGCGGGTATTGATGAGCAATGAGGAAATGGCTGCCATCAACCCCAATTTTATTGCGACGGAAGCTCAACTGGATGTGTTAAGCGGATGGGTCAACCAGCATTACCGTGACGAACTCTCTCCGGCAGACCTAGCCGACCCTCAACTGATGACCGAGAGCTATGATGCGTTCACGGATCTCGAAGAGGTATTAAACTGTGAAGGAGTCTATCGGCTCTAG
- a CDS encoding class I SAM-dependent methyltransferase yields MERLLIKAKHSQIRSVSSEKHHEEWLPFLQGRSGSFLDIGAASGRDAHWFASRGWQVTAVEDNLQWQRLYDGDAEVEWIHDKLPNLLSLISKPQYDAILVSNQWPRLNRIEQQQALLRLFGLMKSDGLLVVTWSEGGDYKNDFPVDYLPLRNALIVEGPDAIDPTATMYTAIFGANQSL; encoded by the coding sequence ATGGAGCGGTTGCTCATCAAAGCCAAGCATAGCCAAATTCGGTCTGTGTCTAGCGAAAAGCACCATGAGGAATGGTTACCGTTCCTTCAAGGCCGCAGCGGCAGCTTTCTCGATATTGGCGCGGCGAGTGGGCGCGATGCGCACTGGTTTGCGTCACGCGGTTGGCAGGTCACTGCAGTCGAGGATAATCTTCAGTGGCAACGGCTCTACGATGGCGACGCTGAGGTAGAGTGGATTCACGATAAGCTACCTAATTTGTTGAGCCTCATTAGTAAGCCTCAGTACGACGCAATTCTAGTCAGTAATCAATGGCCGCGGCTGAATCGTATCGAGCAGCAGCAGGCGTTACTGCGCCTCTTTGGTTTAATGAAGTCTGACGGATTGTTAGTGGTGACATGGTCGGAGGGTGGGGACTACAAGAACGACTTCCCCGTTGATTACCTACCGTTACGCAATGCGCTGATTGTTGAAGGGCCAGATGCGATTGATCCCACAGCTACTATGTACACCGCTATTTTCGGAGCTAATCAAAGTTTATAA
- the trxC gene encoding thioredoxin TrxC produces the protein MCPHCSGLNRVPENKMGAEPHCGMCRQLVFTGGPVSFNRAQFIRARDKSDQLLVVDFWADWCGPCRSFAPTFKRAAEVLDQQARFVKVDTQAEETLARELNIRSLPTIAVYRHGKELNRLAGALDLAQFTKWLAPYL, from the coding sequence ATGTGTCCACATTGTTCGGGTTTAAATCGAGTACCTGAGAATAAAATGGGTGCTGAGCCACATTGTGGCATGTGCCGCCAGCTAGTCTTCACCGGTGGCCCGGTTAGTTTTAATCGAGCGCAGTTCATCCGGGCAAGAGATAAGTCCGATCAACTATTAGTGGTAGACTTTTGGGCGGATTGGTGTGGGCCATGCCGAAGTTTTGCGCCCACATTTAAACGTGCAGCTGAAGTGCTCGACCAGCAGGCACGTTTTGTCAAAGTGGATACCCAAGCTGAAGAAACGCTGGCCAGAGAACTCAATATTCGGTCATTGCCGACTATTGCCGTTTACCGCCATGGTAAGGAGCTAAATCGCTTGGCAGGTGCCCTAGATTTGGCGCAGTTTACCAAGTGGCTAGCGCCCTACCTATAG
- a CDS encoding DMT family transporter, producing MNSIALFIIASLIWGTTWIAITFQLGEVAPEASVSYRFAIASIGMLLIAKWQRVDIRVSWRAQLWMMLLGLFYTVNYISVYRAEAEISSGLVAVAGSGILFFNIVLSRVLFGYLITRQLAIGSLLGLAGIAVLFAPDLIAFEPRYAIGVSFAIVAALAASSANMVAVKNGNAGHSIITTNVWWMIWCTVFTAIAVPLTGNSFSFSWEPSYLASLFYLAIFGSIVAFTSYLSLMKNVGPSKAGYIAVITPVLALLISTLFEGLVWKSTDYIGVLLIIIGQMVIFKRKTK from the coding sequence GTGAACAGCATTGCCCTTTTTATCATCGCCTCGCTCATTTGGGGAACGACTTGGATTGCCATTACCTTCCAGCTTGGCGAGGTAGCACCTGAGGCCTCCGTGAGCTATCGCTTTGCGATTGCTTCGATTGGGATGCTACTCATCGCAAAATGGCAGCGGGTAGATATTAGGGTGTCTTGGCGCGCTCAGCTTTGGATGATGCTGTTGGGGCTATTCTATACCGTCAACTACATCTCCGTGTATCGCGCTGAAGCAGAAATTTCGTCGGGTCTTGTGGCCGTAGCTGGCAGCGGTATTCTCTTTTTTAACATCGTCTTGTCACGAGTGCTATTTGGCTACCTAATAACCCGCCAGCTTGCCATTGGCTCACTTCTTGGCCTAGCCGGAATTGCTGTACTGTTTGCCCCCGACCTCATCGCCTTTGAACCGCGCTATGCAATTGGTGTTAGCTTCGCTATTGTCGCGGCCCTCGCCGCATCAAGCGCCAATATGGTGGCCGTAAAGAATGGTAATGCTGGGCATAGTATTATCACCACTAACGTTTGGTGGATGATATGGTGCACCGTCTTCACCGCAATAGCCGTGCCACTGACTGGTAATAGCTTTAGCTTCTCGTGGGAGCCTAGTTATTTAGCGTCACTGTTCTATCTCGCCATTTTTGGCTCAATCGTCGCATTTACTAGCTACTTATCGCTAATGAAAAATGTGGGCCCTAGTAAGGCCGGCTATATTGCCGTGATCACTCCGGTCTTAGCGCTACTTATTTCAACGCTGTTCGAAGGCTTAGTTTGGAAGAGCACCGATTATATCGGTGTGCTGCTTATTATTATTGGTCAGATGGTTATCTTTAAGCGTAAGACAAAGTAG